The following coding sequences lie in one Fundulus heteroclitus isolate FHET01 chromosome 20, MU-UCD_Fhet_4.1, whole genome shotgun sequence genomic window:
- the capzb gene encoding F-actin-capping protein subunit beta isoform X2, translated as MNDQQLDCALDLMRRLPPQQIEKNLSDLIDLVPSLCEDLLSSVDQPLKIARDKVVGKDYLLCDYNRDGDSYRSPWSNKYEPPIEDGAMPSARLRKLEVEANNAFDQYRDLYFEGGVSSVYLWDLDHGFAGVILIKKAGDGSKKIKGCWDSIHVVEVQEKSSGRTAHYKLTSTVMLWLQTTKTGSGTMNLGGSLTRQMEKDETVGDSSPHIANIGRLVEDMENKIRSTLNEIYFGKTKDIVNGLRSVQSQADKRQQEALKVDLMAALQRKHNG; from the exons AACGATCAACAGTTGGACTGTGCTCTGGACCTGATGAGGCGTCTGCCTCCTCAGCAGATCGAGAAGAACCTCAGTGACCTCATCGACCTG GTGCCCAGTCTGTGTGAGGACCTCCTCTCCTCGGTGGACCAGCCCCTGAAGATCGCCCGCGATAAAGTGGTGGGGAAAGACTACCTGCTCTGTGATTACAATCGCGACGGCGACTCCTACAG ATCCCCGTGGAGTAATAAGTATGAACCTCCCATTGAAGATGGAGCAATGCCTTCGGCTCGGTTGAGGAAACTGGAGGTGGAAGCTAACAACGCCTTCGATCAGTACAGAGACCT GTACTTTGAGGGTGGGGTGTCCTCCGTGTACCTCTGGGACTTGGATCATGGCTTTGCTGGAGTTATTCTCATTAAAAAGGCCGGAGACGGATCCAAGAAGATTAAAGGATGCTGGGACTCTATTCACGTGGTGGAAGTGCAG GAGAAGTCTAGCGGTCGCACCGCTCACTACAAACTCACCTCCACCGTCATGCTGTGGCTCCAGACAACCAAGACCGGCTCTGGCACCATGAACCTGGGCGGCAGCCTGACAAGACAG ATGGAGAAAGACGAGACGGTTGGAGACTCCTCGCCTCATATCGCTAACATCGGCCGCCTTGTTGAA GACATGGAGAACAAGATTCGTTCCACACTGAATGAAATCTACTTTGGGAAGACCAAGGATATCGTTAACGGCCTAAG GAGTGTTCAGAGTCAGGCCGACAAGCGGCAGCAGGAGGCTCTGAAGGTCGACCTAATGGCGGCGCTCCAACGCAAACATAACGGCTAG
- the capzb gene encoding F-actin-capping protein subunit beta isoform X1, whose protein sequence is MNDQQLDCALDLMRRLPPQQIEKNLSDLIDLVPSLCEDLLSSVDQPLKIARDKVVGKDYLLCDYNRDGDSYRSPWSNKYEPPIEDGAMPSARLRKLEVEANNAFDQYRDLYFEGGVSSVYLWDLDHGFAGVILIKKAGDGSKKIKGCWDSIHVVEVQEKSSGRTAHYKLTSTVMLWLQTTKTGSGTMNLGGSLTRQMEKDETVGDSSPHIANIGRLVEDMENKIRSTLNEIYFGKTKDIVNGLRSIESLPDNQKYRQLQRELSQVLTQRQIFID, encoded by the exons AACGATCAACAGTTGGACTGTGCTCTGGACCTGATGAGGCGTCTGCCTCCTCAGCAGATCGAGAAGAACCTCAGTGACCTCATCGACCTG GTGCCCAGTCTGTGTGAGGACCTCCTCTCCTCGGTGGACCAGCCCCTGAAGATCGCCCGCGATAAAGTGGTGGGGAAAGACTACCTGCTCTGTGATTACAATCGCGACGGCGACTCCTACAG ATCCCCGTGGAGTAATAAGTATGAACCTCCCATTGAAGATGGAGCAATGCCTTCGGCTCGGTTGAGGAAACTGGAGGTGGAAGCTAACAACGCCTTCGATCAGTACAGAGACCT GTACTTTGAGGGTGGGGTGTCCTCCGTGTACCTCTGGGACTTGGATCATGGCTTTGCTGGAGTTATTCTCATTAAAAAGGCCGGAGACGGATCCAAGAAGATTAAAGGATGCTGGGACTCTATTCACGTGGTGGAAGTGCAG GAGAAGTCTAGCGGTCGCACCGCTCACTACAAACTCACCTCCACCGTCATGCTGTGGCTCCAGACAACCAAGACCGGCTCTGGCACCATGAACCTGGGCGGCAGCCTGACAAGACAG ATGGAGAAAGACGAGACGGTTGGAGACTCCTCGCCTCATATCGCTAACATCGGCCGCCTTGTTGAA GACATGGAGAACAAGATTCGTTCCACACTGAATGAAATCTACTTTGGGAAGACCAAGGATATCGTTAACGGCCTAAG ATCTATCGAGTCTTTGCCCGATAATCAAAAGTACCGGCAGCTCCAGAGGGAGCTGTCGCAGGTCCTCACTCAGCGTCAGATCTTCATTGACTAG